In a single window of the Syntrophorhabdaceae bacterium genome:
- a CDS encoding SDR family NAD(P)-dependent oxidoreductase yields MKKTGLERLTLNYPAEVPMSLEGKLALFTGASMPKGIGRYSALALARDGADVVVTGFHHMEGARAVAEEIKALGRRSMAVEMDASNAADVAKGFAEIGAGLGHVNILVNNAALMGHNISIAKTTVEEWDYEVKLCLNSAFYCIKQAWASMCAGKYGRIVNITSVAGVMGGAGQSSYGAAKAGLIALAKSAALEGARFNITANSVLVGISATDCHDQLPESARQAIERRTAFRRPAAPGEIADAVAYVVSDRASYMTGAVMN; encoded by the coding sequence ATGAAGAAAACCGGTCTTGAAAGGCTTACATTAAATTACCCCGCGGAGGTTCCCATGTCTTTGGAAGGAAAACTGGCACTGTTTACGGGCGCTTCAATGCCCAAAGGTATCGGAAGGTATTCCGCCCTTGCACTCGCGCGAGACGGCGCTGACGTGGTAGTAACGGGCTTTCACCACATGGAGGGCGCTCGGGCGGTCGCGGAGGAGATCAAGGCGCTGGGAAGACGGTCCATGGCGGTGGAGATGGATGCAAGTAACGCCGCGGACGTGGCGAAAGGTTTTGCCGAAATAGGGGCAGGGCTGGGTCACGTGAATATCCTCGTGAATAATGCGGCCCTTATGGGCCACAATATCAGTATCGCAAAGACTACGGTCGAAGAGTGGGATTATGAGGTGAAGCTCTGCCTCAATTCCGCCTTTTACTGCATTAAGCAGGCGTGGGCCTCGATGTGCGCCGGCAAGTATGGCCGGATCGTCAATATCACCTCCGTGGCGGGTGTGATGGGCGGCGCCGGGCAGTCGAGTTACGGGGCTGCCAAGGCAGGGCTTATCGCCCTTGCAAAGTCCGCTGCCCTGGAGGGGGCGAGATTTAATATTACGGCCAACAGTGTACTCGTCGGAATATCGGCCACCGATTGCCACGATCAGCTTCCCGAGTCGGCGCGCCAGGCCATCGAAAGGAGGACGGCCTTCCGGAGGCCCGCGGCCCCCGGGGAGATCGCCGATGCCGTGGCCTACGTAGTCTCCGACCGGGCTTCCTATATGACGGGCGCGGTCATGAACTGA
- a CDS encoding aminotransferase class III-fold pyridoxal phosphate-dependent enzyme, translated as MKEVKKLNITKSVELFEEAKGLVPGGVLGARKPSDFIEGEYPIFLESGKGARLIDVDGNEYIDFLCGYGPIILGYREEEVDDAVISQIKNKGFCFTLTQRYQNELAKKLREMVPCSETSVFLKTGSDATTAAVRIARAHTGRTKVIRCGYHGWHDWCVEMKGGIPEKLYEDIFEFRYNNLPQLEELMRKHGSETAAVIMTPFGHPLHQKMEEPQAGFLEGVRDITRRYGSILIFDEVRTGFRLSMGGAQERYKVSPDLVVLGKGMANGYAISVVTGKEEVMMAAAHKLFISSTFFPNSDGYIAALKTIEILERDNVLGNIWEKGGRLLARIQAIIDKYDCGAELSGVAPMFFVTFKREESGDHKGKRDDFFIQLIRRGIFFTPHHHGYIAYRHTEEDLDITVNAMDEAMAYVKEKYKK; from the coding sequence ATGAAAGAAGTGAAGAAGCTGAACATAACAAAAAGCGTCGAACTTTTTGAAGAGGCGAAAGGGCTCGTCCCCGGGGGCGTCCTTGGGGCACGAAAACCGAGCGACTTTATCGAAGGGGAATACCCAATATTCCTGGAATCCGGGAAAGGCGCCAGGCTCATCGACGTAGACGGCAACGAGTATATCGATTTCCTCTGCGGCTACGGCCCTATAATCCTCGGATACAGAGAAGAGGAAGTCGATGACGCGGTCATAAGCCAGATAAAGAATAAAGGCTTCTGTTTTACCCTTACTCAGCGGTATCAGAACGAGCTTGCGAAAAAACTGAGGGAGATGGTCCCCTGTTCGGAGACGAGCGTATTCCTGAAGACCGGCTCCGACGCCACGACCGCGGCGGTCCGTATCGCGCGGGCGCACACAGGCAGGACCAAGGTGATACGGTGCGGATACCACGGCTGGCACGACTGGTGCGTGGAGATGAAAGGGGGAATACCCGAAAAGCTGTACGAAGATATCTTCGAGTTCAGATACAATAATCTCCCTCAGCTCGAGGAGCTGATGAGGAAACACGGCAGCGAGACTGCGGCGGTGATCATGACGCCTTTCGGTCATCCCCTTCACCAGAAGATGGAAGAGCCCCAGGCGGGTTTCCTGGAAGGGGTCCGTGATATTACCCGGAGATACGGCTCCATCCTCATTTTTGATGAAGTCCGCACGGGGTTCCGGCTCTCTATGGGAGGAGCGCAGGAGCGCTACAAGGTGAGCCCCGACCTCGTCGTCCTCGGCAAAGGCATGGCGAATGGGTATGCCATCAGCGTGGTAACCGGAAAGGAAGAGGTCATGATGGCGGCGGCTCACAAACTCTTTATCTCCTCCACCTTTTTCCCGAACAGCGACGGCTATATTGCTGCCCTTAAAACCATCGAGATCCTTGAAAGAGATAACGTACTGGGTAATATCTGGGAAAAAGGCGGCCGGCTTCTCGCGAGAATCCAGGCTATAATAGATAAGTATGACTGCGGCGCCGAGCTGAGCGGTGTGGCACCCATGTTCTTCGTTACCTTTAAACGAGAAGAATCAGGAGACCATAAGGGGAAGAGAGACGACTTTTTCATCCAGCTTATAAGAAGGGGCATCTTCTTTACCCCTCACCACCACGGCTATATCGCCTATCGTCATACCGAAGAAGACCTCGATATTACCGTAAACGCAATGGACGAAGCCATGGCCTATGTGAAAGAAAAATACAAGAAATAG